Proteins encoded in a region of the Scylla paramamosain isolate STU-SP2022 unplaced genomic scaffold, ASM3559412v1 Contig89, whole genome shotgun sequence genome:
- the LOC135098881 gene encoding fibrocystin-L-like — protein sequence MVLYRCRTGWLQDPWRAVQGHNLLWKKGGTGPLTDCCRLNNFYIWRISDTGFYVQHYASSLITNVVSVDSPLGAMQTIYEPDSLSHKFHPKTANASHSLFVGVSPSHTCEYQASKSRIMKFYGDKFFGGGVGGGNTGILLASFTSGSNMAPLMTFSNAGTYPALYGSTHFEGLTFHNFRDTDCGRGTALMVNPQSEDANHPTFVKCLLFLNTPQENYMYIPRPNLSSIDPSDCVDTDCDGLKKVVVTDVDGSLLGEKDATVISQADWEWDGDPRRGIGDYRIPLPIRQNPDRSQIEAADKFPNKGIVRDASCAVVPSWQAWKCFSLRRHLMIIESIDTDTEVWRLSPIALIANPGEQYKSPSPLVPINLSMCQTFILFL from the exons ATGGTGTTGTACAGGTGCAGAACAGGCTGGCTACAAGACCCTTGGAGAGCTGTGCAAGGACACAACTTG ctatggaagaagggaggcacGGGGCCACTGACAGACTGCTGCAGACTCAACAACTTCTACATCTGGAGAATCTCAGACACAGGCTTCTATGTCCAGCACTATGCCAGCTCCCTCATCACCAAT GTTGTCTCTGTGGACAGTCCCCTGGGAGCAATGCAGACCATCTATGAGCCAGATTCACTGAGTCACAAGTTCCACCCCAAGACAGCCAATGCCAGTCACTCCCTGTTTGTGGGTGTCTCCCCATCACACACTTGTGAATACCAGGCATCCAAGTCCCGGATAATGAAGTTCTATGGAGATAAATTTTTTGGCGGAGGCGTCGGCGGAGGAAACACTGGCATCCTCTTAGCATCATTCACCTCTGGATCTAATA TGGCACCTCTCATGACCTTCAGTAACGCTGGCACTTACCCAGCACTCTACGGCTCCACACACTTTGAGGGTCTCACGTTCCACAACTTCCGTGACACCGACTGCGGGCGAGGCACTGCTCTCATGGTGAACCCTCAGTCAGAGGACGCCAACCACCCGACGTTTGTCAAGTGTCTCTTGTTCCTCAACACACCACAGGAGAACTACATGTACATTCCTAGGCCCAACTTGAGCAGCATTGATCCGTCAGACTGTGTGGATACGGACTGTGATGGACtaaagaaggtggtggtgacggatgtTGATGGATCTCTGCTGG gtgaAAAGGATGCCACAGTAATCTCTCAGGCTGACTGGGAGTGGGACGGAGATCCTCGGAGGGGCATTGGAGATTACCGCATTCCTCTTCCAATCAGACAGAATCCTGACAGATCCCAGATTGAGGCAGCTGACAAGTTTCCGAATAaag GCATTGTCCGTGATGCTTCCTGTGCTGTGGTTCCATCGTGGCAGGCATGGAAGTGCTTCTCGCTGCGTCGCCACCTCATGATCATTGAGAgcatagacacagacacagaggtgTGGCGCCTCTCCCCCATCGCCCTCATTGCCAACCCTGGTGAGCAATACAAgtcaccttctcctcttgtccCCATAAATCTGTCGATGTGCCAGACTTTTATCTTGTTCCTTTAA
- the LOC135098874 gene encoding fibrocystin-L-like isoform X1 yields MDHRFEATIIYIQGGSLVAGYSSDTPFTHSLIIRLMDPEDVDAYSMNLGWKTIGVFGYLRLHGQVWGRSWHKLGATVEVGTSHITLAEAPDASWLNKEVVVTTTRKEATESKVRRVVAINGATLTLDSALKFQHLGEIHTLSDGTSITLAGEVSLLSRNIAVEGTTENSNGGRILVSTVFQNGKHYVGSAQVDGVEFRNMGQEGFTDITDPRYSIAFLGLDAIDDHSSYVKRSSFNVNYNVAVGLIKTLNMVVEENVIYHVLDSGIRDETGSNTYRWNLITTVFFLGTYEDRQETENLNWSGAFQLDNAPNTVLTGNVVAGT; encoded by the exons ATGGACCACAGATTTGAGGCCACCATTATTTACATCCAG ggaGGCTCTTTAGTGGCTGGCTACTCCTCAGACACTCCCTTCACCCACAGTCTCATCATTCGACTGATGGACCCTGAAGATGTTGATGCCTATAGCATGAACTTGGGCTGGAAAACTATAG GTGTGTTTGGCTATCTCAGGCTGCATGGGCAGGTGTGGGGGAGATCATGGCACAAGCTTGGGGCCACAGTGGAGGTTGGGACCAGCCACATAACTCTGGCCGAGGCTCCTGATGCTTCCTGGCTCAATAAGGAG GTGGTTgtgacaacaacaagaaaagaggCAACAGAGAGCAAAGTGAGGCGAGTGGTAGCAATCAATGGTGCCACACTCACCCTAGACTCAGCACTCAAATTCCAGCACCTTG GGGAGATACACACGCTGTCAGACGGCACTTCCATCACACTGGCTGGGGAGGTCAGTCTCCTGAGCCGGAACATTGCGGTGGAAGGAACCACGGAGAACAGCAACGGGGGAAGAATTCTGGTCTCCACAGTCTTCCAGAATGGCAAGCATTATGTTG GTTCGGCCCAAGTGGATGGCGTGGAGTTCCGTAACATGGGGCAGGAAGGCTTCACCGACATCACTGACCCACGCTACTCCATTGCCTTCCTGGGCCTTGATGCCATTGATGACCATTCTAGCTACGTCAAGAGGTCATCATTCAATGTCAACTATAATGTGGCTGTTGGGCTCATCAAGACCTTGAACatggtagtggaggagaacGTTATCTATCATGTGCTGGATTcag GCATAAGAGACGAGACAGGTTCCAACACCTACAGGTGGAACCTCATCACAACTGTGTTCTTCCTGGGGACTTatgaagacagacaggaaaCAGAGAACTTGAATTGGAGTGGTGCCTTTCAGCTGGACAATGCACCCAACACTGTACTGACTGGCAATGTTGTTGCTGGTACATAA
- the LOC135098874 gene encoding fibrocystin-L-like isoform X2, which yields MDHRFEATIIYIQGGSLVAGYSSDTPFTHSLIIRLMDPEDVDAYSMNLGWKTIGVFGYLRLHGQVWGRSWHKLGATVEVGTSHITLAEAPDASWLNKEVVVTTTRKEATESKVRRVVAINGATLTLDSALKFQHLGEIHTLSDGTSITLAGEVSLLSRNIAVEGTTENSNGGRILVSTVFQNGKHYVGSAQVDGVEFRNMGQEGFTDITDPRYSIAFLGLDAIDDHSSYVKRHKRRDRFQHLQVEPHHNCVLPGDL from the exons ATGGACCACAGATTTGAGGCCACCATTATTTACATCCAG ggaGGCTCTTTAGTGGCTGGCTACTCCTCAGACACTCCCTTCACCCACAGTCTCATCATTCGACTGATGGACCCTGAAGATGTTGATGCCTATAGCATGAACTTGGGCTGGAAAACTATAG GTGTGTTTGGCTATCTCAGGCTGCATGGGCAGGTGTGGGGGAGATCATGGCACAAGCTTGGGGCCACAGTGGAGGTTGGGACCAGCCACATAACTCTGGCCGAGGCTCCTGATGCTTCCTGGCTCAATAAGGAG GTGGTTgtgacaacaacaagaaaagaggCAACAGAGAGCAAAGTGAGGCGAGTGGTAGCAATCAATGGTGCCACACTCACCCTAGACTCAGCACTCAAATTCCAGCACCTTG GGGAGATACACACGCTGTCAGACGGCACTTCCATCACACTGGCTGGGGAGGTCAGTCTCCTGAGCCGGAACATTGCGGTGGAAGGAACCACGGAGAACAGCAACGGGGGAAGAATTCTGGTCTCCACAGTCTTCCAGAATGGCAAGCATTATGTTG GTTCGGCCCAAGTGGATGGCGTGGAGTTCCGTAACATGGGGCAGGAAGGCTTCACCGACATCACTGACCCACGCTACTCCATTGCCTTCCTGGGCCTTGATGCCATTGATGACCATTCTAGCTACGTCAAGAG GCATAAGAGACGAGACAGGTTCCAACACCTACAGGTGGAACCTCATCACAACTGTGTTCTTCCTGGGGACTTatga
- the LOC135098874 gene encoding fibrocystin-L-like isoform X3: MDHRFEATIIYIQGGSLVAGYSSDTPFTHSLIIRLMDPEDVDAYSMNLGWKTIGVFGYLRLHGQVWGRSWHKLGATVEVGTSHITLAEAPDASWLNKEVVVTTTRKEATESKVRRVVAINGATLTLDSALKFQHLGEIHTLSDGTSITLAGEVSLLSRNIAVEGTTENSNGGRILVSTVFQNGKHYVGSAQVDGVEFRNMGQEGFTDITDPRYSIAFLGLDAIDDHSSYVKRSSFNVNYNVAVGLIKTLNMA; this comes from the exons ATGGACCACAGATTTGAGGCCACCATTATTTACATCCAG ggaGGCTCTTTAGTGGCTGGCTACTCCTCAGACACTCCCTTCACCCACAGTCTCATCATTCGACTGATGGACCCTGAAGATGTTGATGCCTATAGCATGAACTTGGGCTGGAAAACTATAG GTGTGTTTGGCTATCTCAGGCTGCATGGGCAGGTGTGGGGGAGATCATGGCACAAGCTTGGGGCCACAGTGGAGGTTGGGACCAGCCACATAACTCTGGCCGAGGCTCCTGATGCTTCCTGGCTCAATAAGGAG GTGGTTgtgacaacaacaagaaaagaggCAACAGAGAGCAAAGTGAGGCGAGTGGTAGCAATCAATGGTGCCACACTCACCCTAGACTCAGCACTCAAATTCCAGCACCTTG GGGAGATACACACGCTGTCAGACGGCACTTCCATCACACTGGCTGGGGAGGTCAGTCTCCTGAGCCGGAACATTGCGGTGGAAGGAACCACGGAGAACAGCAACGGGGGAAGAATTCTGGTCTCCACAGTCTTCCAGAATGGCAAGCATTATGTTG GTTCGGCCCAAGTGGATGGCGTGGAGTTCCGTAACATGGGGCAGGAAGGCTTCACCGACATCACTGACCCACGCTACTCCATTGCCTTCCTGGGCCTTGATGCCATTGATGACCATTCTAGCTACGTCAAGAGGTCATCATTCAATGTCAACTATAATGTGGCTGTTGGGCTCATCAAGACCTTGAACatg GCATAA